The genomic window CGTCTACTCCCTGACGATCACGATCCAGAAGCTGATCAAGATCAAGAAGAGCGAGGCGGCGACCCGCAAGTTTGCGCCGCAGTTCTCCCGCGCCATCCAGGAAGAGAACATCGAGCAGGCCATCACGATGGCCGAGAAGAACAAGGACAGCCACGTCGCCCGCGTCCTCGGCGGCGCCCTGGCCGAAGTGAAGCCCCTCCTGCGTGACCGGGCGACGATCACCGCCGCCGACATCAACTCGGCCGAGCGTGCGGTCGAGCGTCAGATGATGATCACCCTGGCCGAGTTCAAGCGTGGCTCGGGCGTGCTCGGCACGGTCGGTTCGACCGCTCCGTTCGTCGGGCTGCTCGGCACCACGATGGGTATCGTCAACGCCTTCCAGGCGATGAGCGCCGGCGGCGCGTCGGGCGGCCTCGCGGGCATCGGCGCCGGTATCGCCGAGGCGCTGATCACGACGGCCTTCGGCCTCATGGTCGCCATCCCGGCCGTGTGGGCGTACAACTACTTCACCACCAAGATCGAGAACCTCGCCGTCGAGATGACCTACACCTCGAAGGAGCTCATTGACTACCTGATCAAGAGCGTGGGGGCCGAGTTCGGACGCTCGATCTTCACGAAGGAGTTCCAGGCCCAGAAGGCGGTGAGTGGCAGTGGCCATATCCACGGGTAGTAAGGGGAGCGTCAATGCGGAGATCAACGTCACGCCGATGATCGACGTGATGCTGGTCCTCCTCATCATCTTCATGATCGTGACCCCGGTCCTCGAGTCGGGCTTCACCGCCCGCATGCCGACCGGCGCGAACGTGAAGCCGGCGCCGGAAGACGAAAACGAGGTCACCTTGGGGCTCGACGTGTCCGGCAACTACTTCATCGACGGCAAGTCGATTGAGAAGGAGAAGGCCGAGGCGCAGCTCACGGCGATCTACGCCGCCCGGACCGAGGACAAGATCCTCTACTTCAAGGCCGATGCCGGCCTGAAGTACTCCAAGGTGCAGGAAGCGGTCGAAATGGCGCGCCGGGCTGGTGCCCGCGTGCTGGTGGCC from Gemmatimonadota bacterium includes these protein-coding regions:
- a CDS encoding MotA/TolQ/ExbB proton channel family protein; translated protein: MNTSLLKLWHDAGYFAKGIVILLAIMSVYSLTITIQKLIKIKKSEAATRKFAPQFSRAIQEENIEQAITMAEKNKDSHVARVLGGALAEVKPLLRDRATITAADINSAERAVERQMMITLAEFKRGSGVLGTVGSTAPFVGLLGTTMGIVNAFQAMSAGGASGGLAGIGAGIAEALITTAFGLMVAIPAVWAYNYFTTKIENLAVEMTYTSKELIDYLIKSVGAEFGRSIFTKEFQAQKAVSGSGHIHG
- a CDS encoding biopolymer transporter ExbD, with the protein product MAISTGSKGSVNAEINVTPMIDVMLVLLIIFMIVTPVLESGFTARMPTGANVKPAPEDENEVTLGLDVSGNYFIDGKSIEKEKAEAQLTAIYAARTEDKILYFKADAGLKYSKVQEAVEMARRAGARVLVAITDRNGGLMSEEK